The genomic interval GGTATGGTACATGGTAGCTTTCATAAGCCATTTCCCTGCCCTGACTCCTCATCAAACCTGCTTTGAGGCTGGGATCTATCCTTCAGGCCTTCACAGAGATCCCATTagcccacagggtcctgctctgcCAAAGCTGCGGCCCCACAGCGAAGCCCTAACCCTTGTCCCATTACTGCAAGCATTGGGACAGCACATGTCCTGGGCCATTATTGCCTTCTTCATCTAAAAGggaaatttcatcttttttgacCCCTGTGGTCAAGGAATGCTCTCCCTTGAGTGCACTGAGCACACAGATGCCCCAGCAAATGGGTCCAAGCTTCGGGCCCACTCAGCACGTTGGCTTCTCCAGGGGTAGAGAGACTATTGCATGACACCAACCAATTTGTTATGTAAACCCAGCCAGCCATGGCCGATTATGGCTTTGTAGTTATCTTGAGGGATGCCTTACATAAGAGGAGAAAGTTCAGGTAGGAGCAGAATCGTGATGAGCAAACACCATGCAATGGCCACCACCAGGTGCAGAGATGGCCGACCTTATTCCTCTCAACCAGCCCACAAGGTGCGGGCAATGCTCTGCTGGGCTCCGTCACTCAGGGGACCTGGAGACCCTGCAGCTGTGGCCAGACAATCCATCTCCTTTTTCCCAGACTTCCTGGCCTTCAGGACCTGTTATGGAAAGGAGCCAAAGCTCTACCTGGAATTGGGAGCTTGTTAGTTTATCTGGAAGTGCAAATATAAGCAGGATTGTTAACCTTCTCTTCAGGCTGGGAGGGGAAATAAGGTCACCCTGGAAAGAGTTACTTTCTGAGATGTGGGCTCACATGGGTCCATTCCTGACAAACCAGAGGCGGAGGAGGTGAAATTTGTGTTCTGTTCTTGCCACGTTTCTTGAAGAGCACGAGCATTCCATCCAGACCTCGCGAGCTCCGTGCTGCCCAGAGCCCCACACTGCAGCAGGCCTTTCAAGGACTCCGGCCcgtctctctgcttctcttctccaAACTTGGCTTTCCCATGTTCCATTCCCATAGAACCCTACTCCCAGTGAGCTGTCGCCCCAGGGAAAATTCTGATAAACCTATCCACACAAAGTGGTTAATGACAAGTGAAGCTATTACATGttactcttttaaaaaggaaaccctCAGTAGTAAACCCCGGTAGACCCTGGCCATTCATTAGAGAGACACGCTCAAACTTTTGCCAGTTCCTAATTCATGAGCATCCTGAAATCACATCATTTCCCTCATATGACTTCtactatttctgttgttttgttaaacttcttagctttctttttattgtgatcGCTAGCACTAGCAGTTGACTCAGGGAGGGGGTGTTCTCCCCAAAGAAGTAGATATTCACTCATTTCATGGGCATTACTACACTTGAATGGATTGACTAAGAGTAGAGGACCAAAAACCTGAGTTGAAAAGTAGGTGCTGGgcaactccactcctaggtagagacccaaaagaattgaaagaagggACTCAGAAAGATACGTGTACACCAATGTCCAAAGCAGCGTTCTTCACCAGAACCAACAGGTAGAAAGAACCCAAGTGTCCgcggacagatgaatggattaaacaaaatgtggtgtatccatacaatggaatatgattcagtcataaaaagcaatgaagtactgatacatggatggaccttgaaaacattacgctaagtgaacgaagccagacacaaaagggcacatattgtgattccacttatacgaaatatctagaataggcaaattcgtagagacagaaagtagaatagaggttaccagggactgggggggggaggggagaatagggagttatttaataggtacagagtttctgtttgggatgatgacaaagttctggaaatggataatgGTGATGACTGCACCACTGTGAATATACctaatgctactgaattgtacacttaaaaatggttaaaatgacgaattttatgttatatatattttactggtatatatgtacatactaatatatatatatactttatatacatatataaaacacacacatacgtaATATATATAGTAGCTGCTGGTAGAGCAGTAGGGTCGGTCACTACCCAAAGCCTCTTAGCACATGGAATTCACATCTGTGCCTCAGCAAAAAGGCAGTTTCTTACATATTGAGGTTCTCATGAGGTATACAAACCATGAATGTTAAGTTTGCAAatgcatttgtgtttttaacGGAGAATGTGCCTTAATCCAAGAGTGCCTATTCTTTGTCAGACCACTAGGCACTCaggaaatagttattttaaattaactcCAGCTAGGGAAGGACTTTCAAAgcttgataccaaaagcaaaaatcacGAAGGCAAAGAATGACAGACTTAACCACACGGAAACCCAAAACCTCTCTACAGCAAAGTACGCCATCCTCAAAATCAAATGGCAAATTAGTTGACAAAGGGTTGCAATCTCTAATTCAGGATTTCTTATGGTGTGGTCCAAATACCACTGCGCTATGGGATAGGAGTTTTAGATGGTACAAGGACAGAAAACTGATCTTAGACTATGAATTTAGGCACTACAGCAGGCAGGTAGGAGAGTTTTGTCCCCCAAATCACACCATGTAAGTGGCTACGTCCTCAGAAATCAGGTCCAGGAATATACATTTATGAAATCATTAGTTTGAAGACGCAGAGAAGCACACATAATTTTTATGCAATTTTTTGTCGGAAGCCTGATCTCTGAATCTACATCTTTCCCTTTACTGTTGTATATTACATCAATAGGGAAGGTTAAATGAATTAGTACacataaaacaattagaaatctttgctattattattttctgagcATCTAAGTGTGGGGACCAGTTGTGCCAGCTCAGAAGCTTAAAGGTAGACTCCTGGGGCTCTCCGAGCTGGAAGGGAACTCAGTTTCAGAGCAGCTCAGATCACATTGGCTGGTGTGCTTGGGGGCTGAAGGCAGAATAGAGCTGATTAAGTAGTTTTGgataaaatctcagaaataaatttgaggttacaacaacaatgacaacaatggAGTATGGCAAAAGCTCCCATTCCAGCTTGCCACACCTTACTGATCGGAGAATTAAGGCCCCTCAAATTTCAACTTTGCAAGTTTTTTAATAGGCTGTATTTCAATTGGAAATTTTAGCTCTTTGCCCAGCATATTACATCTGCCTCTTAAGTTTTCCAGTTTTAGAAGCATTTTCAAATGATACGGTATAGTCCCCTAATAATAGGGTGACCAACCATGCCAGTTTCCCTGGGACTGTCCCAGTTTGACCATTGAAACTCCTGTGTTGGCTGAAAGTCCTGGGATGGTTTGTCACCCGACCTAATAAGGACATTTTAACCATTTGGTTAGTTTCTGGGCTAATATTTACCTCTGCTTAACAATTCTTTCTTCATAGACAATTCTTTAGTGTCTTACTGACCTTAGGTGGAGTCTTGGCTCTGCTCTTCATGGTAAGGCatcgggcaagttacttagttttcccgagcctcagtttccttcattaaaaaatgaagaatggtGATAACAGTACCCATTTCATTGGGTtggtgaaaatattaaatgacgTTATGCAGCTATAGTGCTTAGTACATGCTGTAAACACTCAATAGATGTTAGCTATTAATCTATTATAGTTATTAGTTACCTAACACAAGATTGAAGGGATGGTGTGCAAAACACatcatctcccccccaccccagtagtTTAGAGGCACCATTTACATACCAACGAGCTACATGCCCATTACCACTGATTCACATGTATATACACAGCACTGTTCATCAGGACTTCTACCAGGCTATTAGAGTTACTGCATGTGGTTtataccgaaaaaaaaaaaatcacatttaaaccTTAATAAGAATTTTCCAAGACTAAAGTTGTAAAATCTTTACAGAGGACCACACCAACAATTAAGCAGTCATCTagccaaaaaaaaccctttaCTGAGTACTGGGTGTATAACTAGAAGCCAAGGGAAAGCCAAGTAAGTGGAAAATATGCCCTACCCTCAAATTGCTTACACTCTTGTGTTCCAAGGAAACCAAGAGCTAAGCTGGGAGCCAGTGACAGGTCAAAGCAGACAAACCAGAGAGAAATCAAGAATATGCCCCACCCTTTCTCCCAAGAATATAGGAGCCCTTGCAGCAGGGGAGTGGGCTgtaggaggaggggcaggaagagtCGCTTCTCCAGAAGAGACAGCCTTGAAGGTAgacaaattagaagaaaaagacaCCCAGGCAGGAATctgaaatatcaaatcattaaatGGAACAGAAGGAAGAATGATGGCTGTGGTATGAAGATAGAAAACCAGGGAATAAATGaagtaagaagaggaaattttcaCTCGGGAGAAGACTGTCCAGCTCAGATTTTGGACAAACCCCGTGACCAGTAATAATGGTCTCCTACTTTGCTAATGAGCATGTCATTCTAGGCAAAACCTCAACCAAATTGAGAATCTCCAATCTCTAAGGTCCCAGTTGTCAAGGCAAATGAGAGAATGCTTTGTCCTGCTATTGTCCCGCTAGAAGCGTTAAGGCCGTTACCACAGGACCCTGTCACTCCCCAGCCTCATGGACGCCTGAGGGCTTGAGTTGCTCCCTCCACCAATGCTCTCAGTCCCCCACCCAACCTGGTAGCATTTCCAGGCTTTGCCAAGAACCAAACGTCAACAAGCAAGTGTCAGTGGAGTAGGTGACAAGGAGGTCTTGCCACTCAAGAAACCCAGACCACCAGAAAGCCTCCCAAGGTGTGGCACAAGCGAACACTGTGATTTCAGGCTTTCAGTCTCACCCCTCATTCGCTTAGGTCTGACCCGCCCAGGCCTCCAACCTAGGAACCAGAGCCGAGGAAGCATCCCCTCTTATGTGTCATCAAGCCACTTCGGAGCAGTTTCTCTCCCAGCTGAAAGAGTGCAAGTGCTACAGGCGCGCTTTCCAGGTGTCTTGCCACCCCTCCCCCGCTGCCTACGAGCCCAGATCCCAGCAGATTGTTAGGAGCCTATTAGGGCTTTCGCTCGGCAGGGTTGCagctgctatggtctgaatacgcttgtagtaatctttcaccAGAAATGAAGATTCCCTCGAAACCTTTCCCATACACGCGCGTGGTTTCTTGGAGACAATGAGATAAATTGATGcgtaaagtaaaataatagatGAGAAAGGGCTTCGATGGCGTGGAAAATGGCTGAAAATACAACCTGTTATAATAATGCTAATTAAGTCGCTTGTCCCCTCCTGGAACTTCTGGGGCTGAGGAGGCAAACCTGGGCTGAGCACTAAGTGAGGGCAGTTCTTGCCTAGCTCgatggcttttaaaatttcttatttgtgCCTCACTGAAAAGCCATTCAATTATTCAAATATTCTGTGGCAGCTCAAAATTTCTTATTACCTTGTCTGAGCACATTACCTGCCCACAACCTGGCATCTCAGAACTAGAAGGAACCTTAGAGACCAGAGAGGTCAGGCGACTTGCTCAGGTTCACACAGGGAAGTAGAGCCATAACTTGTACTACAACCCAGGTCTCCCACAGCggggtttctctttctcttacataACCTGTgatgttgagaaagaagaaaatccgcCCGCTCGCAGGCACGGACGCGCAcgcacgcgcgtgcacacacacacacacacacacaccagtgccCTGTTCCTATGGCTCTAAGAACACCAAACCCACCACTGGGTTTCCTGAAGTTGCCTCCCCTGCCTCAAAATTGCCTCAGTTGTCCCCGCAAGACTGGCTCTTACCAGAGTGTCTCAGACTGGAGGACTGTAGCCACCTTTGGTCTTCCCATtgtgtttctctccttccctctctcttccttgccCTTCAGCAAGATTTCTAGAAAGTCTCACCCGCACTCCAACACACGCCTGCTATGACATGGATCATCCACCCTCCTGTCCTTAGGATGCTCTTTGGGGCTGCTTTTAGCCTTCATTGGAAATTGAAGGCTGTGATCCATGGAGGAGGTGCGGGGTCCCGCCCCATCCGGAGTTTCAAGAAATTCTCACAGGTCTCTAATTTTTCCTATCCCCCCCGCCTCTCCTCCACACCAGCAGCAGCTTAATTTGTCTCGACATTTTGCTTGCCCTCATCCTCAGTCAGGGCCACTCAGTAATTTAAAAGCCCTTGCAGTTTCCATCTGAGTTTGCATAGTTGGAAATGGGCTTTTTGATAAGGGTGGGACTCAGATCCCAAGAGCATCCCGTGGCAgattctccaaagtggctgtagaAAAGTGGGCATTTGGGGAGAAAGTGCCTCCAGCTACACCTGAACCATCTAGGACTCTGTCCACCTTCTGGGCTCCAGCATCTCCCTAGGAAGGACTCTGCAGGCACCTTTCAAAACAGGGCTCCCACCTGCCAGGCTTCCCCTCAGCCGTACAGGAATCCAGGTAGCCTCAGGGTCCGGTCGTGGCAGCCCGGGAGCCCGACCCCCCCCTTCAGTGCCCCTCTTGGCCTTCCCGGTTGCCCCTTTCTGTCAGAGGGACGGGTCCAGCCGAGGCGGATGCGAGCCGGGTCCGTGTGCCCACCCGCGTGCCCTGCCACCCACCTGTGGAAGAAGAGCAGGATGGAGAGCATGGTCTGGTCGATGTTTCGGTTGCAGATGCCCTCGTTGATCAGGTAGCAGGGGTcccgcagcacgggctctagcgaATCCTGCCGCATTATGCTGTTGAGCTTGTCGGTGTTGAGGTTCTCGAAGATCAGCTTCTCCTGCAGCTGCCGAAAGTTGCTCACGGTGGGCCTGCCCGGGTTGTTGTTGCCCCCGCTGCTGTCGCGCTGGAGCCCGCTCCGGTGGGCCAGGTCCAGGCAGCAGTTGCAGCAGTCGAGGCCGACAGGTGAGCGGCAGTCGGGCTTGGGCTGGGCCATATTCTCCGCCTCGGGGGCCGCCTGGCCCGCGAGGCCAGGGGCGGCCGGCAGGTGCGCGCCCGCCGGGCCGGCCTGAGGAGACTCCAGGGTGTCTGGGACAGACAAGCTGTGAGGAGAAGAGTTGGAAATGAGCGCCGAGAGCCGGTCACCCTCGGCTCGGCCCCCTTCTGGCTGCGCCGCTCGGGGTGCGAATAGAAACAGCTGGACAAACAGCTCTGAGCGGATCCTTCGGGctcacttcctcctcttcctcctcctctcccccccccccacctcctctccgGGCCGGGGCCGCCCCCCTGAGGTACCACACGAGGCCCCAGAGCCGTCCCAAGTTTCCCAAGTGTAAGCGGGGGCCCGGGGCGGACCTGTGGTAGCAGGAAGGGCGGGCGGCGGGGCAGAGGGAGAGCCGGGGCGcgccctcgctccctccctcgcgggctccctccctccctccccggctCGCGGACTCGCCAGATATCGGGCTCCTCGGGGCTGCGCCGGCGGAGCGATAGCAGGAGCCGAGCGCGAGTGAGCGAGCAAGCGAGCCGCGCGCCAGGAGTCGCCGCGGCGCCGTGACAGAATGCAAATGAACCCCGGGGGGCCGCCGGCCCACGCGAGGCCGCCGCTTCCCCCCGCGTGCTCCCGGGAGCCGGCGCggtcctgcccccgcccccagccccgccccgccccccgcgcccgCACGGCTGCCCGCACCCTCGCCTGAGCCGCCGGGAGCTCGGcccagccctctctccctccGCGCGCTCCGCGGCGCCTAAGCTCGGGCTCTCTCGCCGCTTCTGGCGCATCTTCGGCCAGAAATCCCCGAGAGCCGCCGCTCGGGGCAGCCGCGCCACCCCGGTCTCGAGCTCGGCGGGCGGGCCAATGTGCCTGGTCCCACCGCGGACGGGTGCCCCTACAGGAGAGACGCCGCCTTCGAGAAGCGGGGTGGCGGTATGCAGAGAGAGCGGTGGCCCCTGAGGAGAGTCTGAGGGCGCCGGGCGGGCCCCAGGAGGACCCAAGACGGGCCTGGAACAAAACTCACAGAAGCACACTCAACTGCTCCTTggtttctctccctttcttctcccttcactCATCTTCCCCTTTTCCCCCACTTACTCTCTCCTGTCTCCTCGGCGCCCCAGCGGAGGTGGTCTCTGAGCTGGCTTCGGGGAGTGCCAGCCCCTGAGCGGGCTTCCCGGCGCCCCCGTGCCCTCTGCGTCtcaatcccccaccccccagcctgccTTCTCTTGGCCCCTCTTCTCccattctttctctcatttttcttttccttttttcctctttatttactcctttctgctctttcctttctttctcgcccccttttttattccttttctggattccttttctttatttcctcatttacccctttcctcccccattcctctttttctcgccttggtttctttcttccccttcctttccctcatttTATTTCCCCCTCGCTTCCCTCACCTCTGCACCCCCTCTTTCTCCCTAGTTTTGTCCCATCCTCCCCTCTTCACTTAGTTTCCCCGATTTTCCAAacttctctcccctctcttttCCGATCCCCACCTGCCACCTTAGGTGATCTCTGTCCTTACCCTTTcaaggtgggaatgtaaattgatacagccactatggagaagggtatggaggttccttaaaaaactaaaaatagaactactatatgacccagcagtcccactactgggcatataccctgagaaaaccataattcaaaaagagtcatgtaccacagtgttcattgcagcactatttacaatagccaggacatggaagcaacgtaaatgcccatcaacagatgaatggataaagaagatgtggtgcatatatacagtggaatattactcaaccataaaaagaaacacaattgcgtcatttgtagagatttggatggatctagagactgtcatacagagtgaaataagtcagagagagaaaagcaaatatcatatattaatgcatatatgtggaacctagaaaaatggtacagatgaaccggtttgcagggccgaaatagagacacagatgcagagaacaaacgtatggacaccaaggggggaaagtagcAGGGAGGTGTTggtggggggggatgaattggtagattgggattgacatatatacactaatatgtataaaatggataattaataagaacctgctatataaaaaaataaattaaaaagaaagagtatAGGACAATTgtgtccaatagaaatatgagaatcacatatataaattttaattttcgtatagccatatttttaaagttaattttaataatgtttgaATAATGTAATTGAAAAACATCAATCTAATAGCCCTATATCAAACTCTAAATTTTGATAACAGAgagaatatactttcttttcaGTTACTCAGAGAACTTTTACTAAAATTAAGTTATATAAGACtacagagaaaagataaaaaaattctagaaagtagAGGAAGAATAGCATAGTGGTTAGCCTGTCTTGGGTAGATCCCACCTCCAC from Balaenoptera musculus isolate JJ_BM4_2016_0621 chromosome X, mBalMus1.pri.v3, whole genome shotgun sequence carries:
- the TSC22D3 gene encoding TSC22 domain family protein 3 isoform X3; translation: MAQPKPDCRSPVGLDCCNCCLDLAHRSGLQRDSSGGNNNPGRPTVSNFRQLQEKLIFENLNTDKLNSIMRQDSLEPVLRDPCYLINEGICNRNIDQTMLSILLFFHSASGASVVAIDNKIEQAMDLVKNHLMYAVREEVEILKEQIRELVEKNSQLERENTLLKTLASPEQLEKFQSRLSPEEPAPETPEAPEAPGGSAV
- the TSC22D3 gene encoding TSC22 domain family protein 3 isoform X1; translated protein: MRQKRRESPSLGAAERAEGERAGPSSRRLRRGLSVPDTLESPQAGPAGAHLPAAPGLAGQAAPEAENMAQPKPDCRSPVGLDCCNCCLDLAHRSGLQRDSSGGNNNPGRPTVSNFRQLQEKLIFENLNTDKLNSIMRQDSLEPVLRDPCYLINEGICNRNIDQTMLSILLFFHSASGASVVAIDNKIEQAMDLVKNHLMYAVREEVEILKEQIRELVEKNSQLERENTLLKTLASPEQLEKFQSRLSPEEPAPETPEAPEAPGGSAV